The genomic segment CGGCGCGGGGCTGGCCGAAAAAGTTGCGAGGCTTAAACCTCTCGCGGTGCTGAAGGGGTAGTATTGTGGCGCGGGAGACGCAGTAACGCGTCGGCAAGCCGGCGCACTCCCGAATAAATTCGGAGATGAAAATGACCAGACTTCTCGATAAAGTTGCGATTGTCACTGGCTCATCGAAGGGAATCGGCTTCGAGTGCGCAAAGATACTCGCGGAGGAATCCGCCAAAATCGTAATGAACGCGCGCGGGGAGGACGACCTGGAAAAAAGCGCGGAGGCAATCCGCGCGATGGGCGGACGCGTCGCGACCGTCGCGGGGGACATCGGAAACCGCGCGGTGTGCGAGCGCGTGCTGGCCGCGGCGAAAAGCGAGTTCGGCGGGCTGGACATCCTCGTCAACAACGCGGGAATCGGCAGGTTCGTCGAGGTCGAAAACATGACGGACGAGGATTTCGACAGCGTGATGCGGACGAACCTGTACGGCGTATTCTACATGTGCCGCGGCGCGGTGCCGATGATGGAGGCGCGCGGCGGCGGGTACATAATCAACATCTCGTCGCTCGCCGGGCAGAACACTTTCGCCCGCGGCGGCGCGTACTGCGCGAGCAAGCATGCGCTGAACGGGTTCTCGGAGTGTCTGATGCTGGAGGTGCGCCAGCGCAACATCGCGGTCAGTTACGTCTGCCCGGGCAGCGTGGAGACCTCGTTCGGCCACAGCTCGCCCTCGGAGGACAATTCATGGCGCCAGTCGGCGCGGGACGTTGCGCAGGTGGTGCGGGATTTGATTATCGGCACGAGCGCGCGGACGCTGGTAAGCAAAGTCGAGATGCGCCCGATGAAGCCGAAAAGAAGTTGAATGGTTGCCGAGTGGCTTAGTTTATTAGTTATTTCGTTATTTAGTTATTTTAATACCTAAATACTA from the bacterium genome contains:
- a CDS encoding SDR family NAD(P)-dependent oxidoreductase; amino-acid sequence: MTRLLDKVAIVTGSSKGIGFECAKILAEESAKIVMNARGEDDLEKSAEAIRAMGGRVATVAGDIGNRAVCERVLAAAKSEFGGLDILVNNAGIGRFVEVENMTDEDFDSVMRTNLYGVFYMCRGAVPMMEARGGGYIINISSLAGQNTFARGGAYCASKHALNGFSECLMLEVRQRNIAVSYVCPGSVETSFGHSSPSEDNSWRQSARDVAQVVRDLIIGTSARTLVSKVEMRPMKPKRS